In the genome of Aedes aegypti strain LVP_AGWG chromosome 2, AaegL5.0 Primary Assembly, whole genome shotgun sequence, the window TATTATCATtttaataattataattattttaagaaaatttctagGCAGTTTGAGCCCGTTGATCCCCGATCCATTATACAAGCCTGAATTTGCAGGCTGTATGATGTACCTTCACAAAGTTATTACTTAGCTTAGTGTAGGCAAAGtgtttaatataaaaatcataaaattgcataaaaatcacggactagattttttttttgtattcaatagTCTGAATTTTATCTTAACAGTACAtgttgtttcaaaatatttatattaataatattttgtttacaTCGTTCACACTGCCGAGTGAATCATCCCAACCAAGATCTTTATAAATGTCTATATCAAGGTAAGTACACAGTTGCTAGCTAAAACAAATTTATGAGTAAATAAAACTCATTTCTGTGCTGTCAGAATTTGGTTGAATTTAGAAAGAGTTAACTAGGTGATAATTTATACttcttcgcgactaaaaatggatggACCAatgtgcgaagttcgatttttgaccaacttcgccgcgtcgcgagtcacttcgcttAGTGCGCATTTATGCCCtccgccgtgtgcattatgcgtaATATTGAGAATCGacttgcgacgcggcgaagttgatcaaaaatcaaacttcgcacgttggttgaCCCATTTTCTAAGGCGAAGCAGTATATATTTTATGCTTGGTCTGTACTGTGCTTTGTATTGAGAAAATCTTGtcagaaaaataattttgttatttttcttccaaagttatcgCTAGATAATTCGACTAGGATGCACTAATCACCATTCTAGAACAGGGGGTTCTTCGTATTTTAGTTTTGCATTAGATCACGAATACTCTTTGCCTAATTGTTACCTTGTTGTTAGCTGAAGAAAAACTGAAGCCATGCCTCAAATCTTCGAGAGCACAAATGTAGAGAACCTGATGACGGTTCGCTCGGATAAAAACGTACAATTcagtgaattgaaaaaaaaccatTAATTTACAATATTGAATACagtacagcgtattgtaattgaatgtcgaagccaCATAATTCTTGTTTTAATTCAAAAACCAATCAATATTATGTAACcgaacactgtattgtttttatattttacacTTTTAGTTGAATTCTTAATTTCTTGTAAACCAAATGTTACATTTTAAGTGATTTCAAATACAAGACATGGgagccttctttagccgagtggttaaagttcacggctacaaagcaaagccatgctaggTATCTGgttttgattcccggtcggtccaggatcttttcgtaatggaaatttccttgacttccctggtcataaagtatcatcgtacttaccacacgatatacgaatgcgaaaatggcaactttggcaaagagagctctaagttaataactgtggaagtgctcataagacactaagctgagaagtaggttctgtcccagtgagcagTGCTGCATTTAAACGcattcagtttgcgttccagttcaaaccttTAAACGAGGGAGGTGGGTggttgtcgatttttttttttgcgttgcaATTGTTCCAGTAGTTGTGCAACCAAGTATGCCATGCTTTAGGTGCGCAACCAAGATGACAGCGAAAAGCAGAAATAAAGACCATTCAGTTACAAGCCTTCAATCAAGATAAACttatttcaatcatttcaatAAATAGTTAAATGTTTACCACCTCTTTGCACTCGCAACTCGGTAAATGGTATAGTTAGTATGGTATAGTATTAAttagattttcaattatttaaaggtattccactaaacatcTACATTTGGGTTAactctacgagtggcgtgaggtgacaattgtgctttttctgcgcggcgtgtgagtcgagacgagtcgctctcaccgcgagtgacgtgagacgactaatgttaatcaaatgggagtgagtcgacaattgtcacctcattcgcctcgtctcacctcacacgccgcgcagaataagcacaaattgtcggttgtgcttattctgcgcggcgcgttagtcgagacgagtcgttctcacctcgggtgacgtgagacgactaatgctaatcaaatgggagcgagtcgacaatagggcgatattcaaaactgaaaaggcaatagatgactcttttgtgcttattctgcgccatttaacaacctttcgaacattcagtttctcttaccggccgccgagcgacgacactgttgttcgtatgtcacccactgatcgcgctacgctggattctcaaatttctcaaacttgcaacacaagcgcatggaagaatggtagtcggagaactgtcaaaacgtatgaaaaataatgaaaatcgtaaattgcttgcaattaggaaactggatcaaaaaaatagtgattagaaatcaagtgtaaagtgaatacataactttttgtgtttagttcatcttccgtggtgctttctttgcttcaggatttcgtttttactaccattgaaaaagagccatctattaccgaaaagctaaacattacatataatttgcatttggattagatggacaaattgatgtgaagatttgcgaaaaagttacacgtcttctcaatgagaatcgaactcacgactccccgatctctagttggggcgcgttaccactacgccatgagaggactcatgaacgcagaagttaacctgaattcgatttcagctcaataatcacgtggtcctttttcgcaaaacgcacctctttcggaagaattagatgcccatccaaacacaacgctttccacgattcataattaaaaacaagtatttatcgagcaacggacttatgttccgtaaccggtcgtttgagaacgtcgcgacccattggaagcccacacaatagatacctcagccagcgcagttgcaggctagtgtagtgtgctattcctatacctaaaaaacaatgcgctctcgggctaggcattggatatatatagaaagcgttgtgtttggatgggcatctaattctcccgaaagaggtgcactttgcgaaaaaggaccacgtgattattgagctgaaatcgaattcaggttaacttctgcgttcatgagtcctctcatggcgtagtggttaacgcgccccaactagagatcggggagtcgtgagttcgattctcactgagaagacgtgtaactttttcgcaaatcttcacatcaatttgtccatctaatccaaatgcaaattatatgtaatgtttagcttttcggtagttgtacAATTATCAGCTTAAACTACTACTTGTGTTTATTCTgtgcggcgtgtgagtcgagacgactcgctctcaccgcgagtgacgtgagacgactaatgttaatcaaatgggagcgagtcgacaattgtcacctcattcgactcgtgtcacctcacacgccgcgcagaataagcacaactgtctagttcttcagatttgtgctcttgaacatttgagatgtggcttcgattcatcttatTATTTTTACTCTAAGACAAATTTATTAAATTCAACCCGGTTTCTTGTGGTGAATTTCCGTCAGGCGTTTCTATGTTTGATATTTCGATAGTCTATTTATCGGACTGAATGGAAAGAATCCATCTCAACAACTCAAAAATTGGCATCCCGCACATAACGCCTAAGTTGGTAAAATGAACTCACTTCAGGGTACTTTCCCTGTGCGTGTATCGCTTCTGACAGTTGTCCATAATGTCGACTTTTAGTttgtcattttattttattgaaaacaatgCCGGTTTATTCAACGTAATATGATGTTGTGCAATGTATTTTTTCTATTATCGTAAATCATTAAATCACGTTATTCATTactaattttaataatttttatcatGGGGAAAGTTTTATCAATCGCTGCTCGGCaagtgaatcgattcaatgTCGAGAGCCGTGCTGAAAAAGTGATATCGCAGTCGAAGCCAAAACCAGCTCctaaatttcaatcaaaccTAAAAGATCTTCAGCGAGTTTTGGATGGTATTATAGATGAAGGCATATACATAAAAGCTTCTAATAATTCATATCCGTTCTATTTTAGAAAATCCGGATTTGCTGCAGGAGCTGAACAAAAAGCATGCACCGCTGGATGATAACTTGAAGCGAGTGTTCGTTACGTCAACTGATGTGGTATGTTAAAACGTTAAAACAATCAATCCGTTGTCGgaggtgacaatgggtcaaagaCGCATAATTCCAAATTGCGgcgaagtagcccgtcattcgtttagGCAACAATAGTGACTTTGCAGCGTACAATTTCAAAATGACTTGACAAAGTTTCACCGTACGCGCCAACATACAtaaaatatgctgatactttttcagctgtgtcagtgcaaaaccaattgattttctttCATTCGAAATAATGAGATGTATAAGCAACCATCATCAACGGCGCGTacacatttcaatgacggcctacttcgccataATTTGACTTGAAATACAGTATAAATAAAGACGTccacaaaaaatgtaaaagaatcgtgaatttcatttatatattttcaattaaatGGCTCTTTTTTTCGGCTTGAACGTGATTTTTATCTGCTAAGGGTAGGCGGACCATAGTGAGCACCCTGCATTCTCActgtaaattttctttcatTAAATTAAGATTAAACTGGAGTTGGTTCAGTATAATCAATACTAACAATGAAAGGTAAAATTTGAAACGATAGAAATGGTATAACTTTATATTATATTTCGCATAACTTCAGCGAAAAAGGAGCATTTTTGAGCTTCCCAATCAGTCGATAAATAGTAGGCAGCCAAATCTTATTCTTGAGGATAGCAAGTTAGCAGGTTTTTTTAATGccatttggtcggtgttcagacagactgaaccaagtgctttttCATGGTTTCAGAAAAACGTACGCCAGTCATtcgaaaaatctaaatttttgcattatttgctgtattaatgaaacttatttatttgacgatgcatctgtatcaaaaaggcatcgaaaaaatcagaattgataGAGTCCTtaacagggattgaatcctgagaaaattgagagaatctctcacgtatcgctctctgtaactatcataacatgctgcacattatgagagactgtttatcgtatactgctacaagtttgatcagattggggggatagtagtgcatgataaaacccctctaaacatgctccaagcctgggggacactgttgttattggaagttcgtggattgtttatcgtgccagtaaagaaaaacacctatccccaacggtaaacaagcgagaaaaatggattttatcatcgctctctcgttggggctctcgctcgctgcttccatttatcagacttgttacaccttgcgatacaatgacgatcgtggaccgcaacagatgggatgtttttctttgcttgctttgatcgtgcttcattctcaaatgagagcgaattctgcaacgcctggtccttaacgtatctttagaacgccatAATATcgtctagtccggtctgtctgaacaccgaccatttattggagaaaactaaaaaaatatgttggagtacattgtacattttaattccgaagaaaaagattgcaagtggtagtcgaaatacgcgtatctgtcaaagattaacatttagggcggaattaaaaggtacaaggtgcTCCAATCTACATTtttagtttctctattgagattctgctcagaggattcgaatactctgtgctatttattattattattatcttcatTAACGAAACTTTCAGCCTGAGGCTGGTTAGCTAATAATAGTCCCATGTATATAGGATCCAATAGAAAAATAGGAAATCCCAATACcttccatgccaaagtgaatcatggtggtgcccaagtagttctttacaCTAGCTTAATTTCTACCGATACTGATCCACTTTTCAGTTTTAAATAAGCATCAAAGAAATGTCCAATCATATatgtcatatatttttttcctttttcttgTTAGATTCCAGAGCCGACCCACAAAGATCCGAGCAAACCGTTGCCGTTGAATCGAAACGCCATTGACGAATTTGAGTACGGACATTTGGAACCACAATCGGTGCCTAAAGGACACTGCACATTGCGGCAAGCAATTGAATTTATTTCCAAGCATCACACTGAACCGCAAATATGGACGTCAAGCAAAATAGCGACTGAATATGCTATGAAGGAAGCGTTGGTTAGCAATATTTTGCAACATTTTAAAACGTTCGAATTACATATACCAGATAAAACCGCCGAGAAGCGGAAATTATTATTGAAGTCGGATACAAATAAAACTCTTGAATAGAAATGAACAGTTTATGTTTCTCTCAGCTTAGATTATGTTTGGTGGACAGTCGTACAGATTAACACATCGATCTTCTGAAACCGAAATAACCTTCGAACTATCCGGACTGTATTTAACACCCCAAACCTGATCCTGGTGATCCTCAAAGGTGTGCAAACATTGGCGCTCTGCCACATTCCAAATTTTGACGGTCTTGTCACTCGATGACGATGTAAAGCTTTTTCCATCTCCAGAAAATGAAACAGACAAAACCCATGATGAATGTCCGGACAGAGTGCCAACAACATCCGAGTGCGCAACATCATAAAGCTTCATATGGCCATCATCGGAGGCAGTGAGCAGCATCTGCGAATCAGGTGAAAAGCATAGACTGCGGACAGACATAGCGTGTCCTTCTAGCGTCTGGGCGACTTTTCCTGCAGCTACATcgaaaatattaattattccATCAATTGCACCACTGGCAATATATTTGCCGTCCGGActctgcaagaaaaaaaatctgtgatccAATTTCTATTACAGCAATGAATGTTATTCAACTTACGTAGGCAATGCTCAGCGTAAACTTGCCGTTTTGCGGGTCCAACACCTGCTCTGGTTTTCCACTCTCGACACTATACAGGGATATTTTTCCTTCATGCGAACCAGATATGATATATTTGTCACAGGGAGAAAAAGCGACGGTCCACAAATCCACAGGTCCAAGAGATATTTGATTCAGCAATTGACCTGAATCTGCTTTCCAGATGCAAAGTCCTGAGTCGAGAGAACTACTCGCAATCACTAAAATTACAATAAGTAAATATCAAAGATATGCTTGTTGATAAGATGGTTAGCTATTCAtatctcgcgttgagtatcatgaCGGCGTAtttgcagtgatcgattttctctttggattGTTACGTAAAATTCAGTGGATTTTCGTTTGGTTTTACCAAGGGGCTTTGAGAACAAGCTTTCGAGTGACTAGTAATGAATGATTACATTGAATAACCAAGTGATCATTGATTCAATTCATTCAAGTAATCGAAATAATCATCATAGTCCGAAATGATCATATAAATACATATAATCAATAGTAACTTATCGATAAACATAGATCAGTGATGATCAAACTGCGACCAGCGAACGAGTTCTGATTTGCAATTTTTCGATAACCGtggtattttttcaattatttacctacgttttttaaaaattttgtattatAATCATAGCAAATTTGTCCGCATTTGTCCTCGTTGAATTGTTCAAATGATTATCAGGAATTTTCAGAGATTTCGATTGCATTGTCAGCTTAGGATAAGCTTGAAATCTGACTTAGAGCTCAAAGCTTTATCATAGATTATATATTTTCGAATTAGAAAAGGAGGATTTAGTAGGCCATAGGCTTCAGTATTTTCTTATGGTGACACATGTCGAAATACAAATATGGCTGGcacaatggccggcttgtgcTCCTACTCGCGAtgtcaaaggcactaatctgctgAAATAATAAATGTACAAAGTCGAGcttcttattttaaactttctgctagtgcataaagctaaaatagaaatagcactgtattttgatgcttctttcgcgagatttgtgacttcaaagttttggtacaACATTAAATAGGAGTTCCGGTCTTAAACTTGGGAAAAGCCCAGAAGAACCCAGAGATTTCATTTGTTTTCTTTGTTCGTAGAAAAAGGGCAACATATATACAATCCCAATGCAAGCcgcttaaataaattatttcataCTTAGCTTTCCGCTTCATGATGTGACCCGCATAATCGATTAGACTGAAGATTACTGAcattaaaaaatcaatagtAATCATAAATAATTGTAAGCAATCAAAAGGTATTAATTGGTAATTAAAGCATTATTGGTcaaccctgggagggagaaaccgatacgaaatttatgtacgtcacagtgagccgagattctgctgtcacagAATGTCACTGTGGGCTCGGTTCTTAAATACTTAAATAatagcgcgtaattgatcaaaacaaattttcgcatttcatcaaagatgacaaaaatcaaacgaaaatctattcaaaagtattcaaaattaatttcaCACCATGCATTATGATTGAATACAAAGTAATGAAATACACATCTCTTTTACATTTTTGAATAGAAATAAATATTGAATGCATAGAatactgtggccctttttccatgttagtccggatagatcgaaggtacactataaaagaaaactagcgatttgcatcaagtctgccttgattgtcgttggcaaactgaagttatcttgcagtttgaaaaaaactttgtttaatatttcaggtgtagtatctgtgcctccctcccagagtCAACCCAGTAATCGAACAATATGGAATAATCAAGAATAAACCATTAAAATCATCAAGTAGTCACTGGTAATCACAATAACCATTGTAATCAGAGCAATGTTTATCCCTTTCGCAGGGCTGGTAGAAGGTCTCCTTTTAGATActtggtctctaaagtcttttttttttcaccaaaatggtcactaaagtaaCTTTTTTCCCTTTTTTCTGGTGAATGGATGTTGATGCGAAATGCTAGAGGCCCAACAGATACCTTCAAAGATTCTCACGTGACTTTTCCACAGGTTCTTCACGTATTGTTCTGAgaaatactacaaatatgtttctccagagattttttttttttttctagaacaatctcaggAACTCTTCCGAGGGTTTCTCCACATAAAGTGACCAAAGCGGAAGAATATTTCACATATTcataaaaataacaacaacCCTTTCTTGTAAGTACAGGTAAATTATCTACAGTGGAGAAATGCCGTAAAAGGCAAAGCTTTTCAACTACGAGCCTGTGTGATCGGATCTCTGTGACAAATCGCCATCCGACACTgattgagtgacgatgacgatgcttcttttagtttcgtcgccgaGTTTtcccatttgacggtgacgattgtctagcctgtttagaattcaaaattcaataaaattttgatgcAAGCCATTAACAAATGCATGCAATACATGTTGGTTAAGCAAATGTGGTACATAGTATGTAATAATAACTGCTCCTGGAATGCGgaacatttttatgattttagTGTGATGCGGAACACATTTCAGCGCGGGACAAAAGGTCAACATGCGGGACTGTCCCACGAAAAGCGCGACGTCTGGTCACACACTCTagcaatatttttagggatttcttcgccaattcttccaagaattcgtccagaaactcctccagcGATTTCCCAAGGGATGTTCAGATGCAATTCAAAGCTAATTCGTTCAGTAATTTCAACAGCAAAAAGTCTAATAAATTTTCCAGGTATTGTCTCAGGATTTCcaacagttattttttttagttatggCTCAGATTTCTCCTGTTTGTACAGGAGTTTTACCAGAAAATCCACAAAGATTCATTCCAGTTTcttttggagaattttgtttAAGCATGTGTCAGGAACCTTAACAAGAATTCCGTCAAGGGTTCCTACACCGATTGCTTCAGTTATTCTTCCAGCCATTTTCATagaattcttcaataattcaggaagatttttttacagaaacTGCTTAAATATTCCGTCAGGGTTATTCAAGGAAATTTATTAAGCCTATTCCAGGATGTCCTTAATAAAGTAGACCAGGGATTCCTCATGAAGTTTCAATCATTTTTGCAAAAGTTTTTAGCTAATATTTGCAAATCTCTGTTAGCTAATATTTCggataattttgttttaatcatGGTTACATAAAATACAAATTGTACGATACAATCATATTAAACATGTATCAATAAATTTGAATGATTTGACAGTGAGCAAAATTAGAAGCGCGCGCGAGAAATGGGCACATCACGGTAAGCATACATTTCACTAAGAATTTTATGAATTCCTTCCAAACATTTCACGAGTATTTTTCTATTAATATTTGgatcacagagaaacagacgtaacacttagaacaaatcgcgatcaaaatcatagtcgcgaaaacaacatgtacgcccaatgctaaaaacactgtaggtggccgatggaccaacaggtggcggtagtgtgtaaacgtcaaacacgaacaaaaacgacgcgagcgctgcgggtggtcgattgaccacctaccatgTATTTGAATCgaacgttaaaaagttggtcgatggatagCAGgtagagtgtgacgtctgtttgtctgtgtttggaTCATCACACTGAGCGCATTTTATGGCTTCCGGTGAGTCGGGGCCCAGACAGCCGTAGAGGTAAATGCGTAACTATTCAGTAAGACCAtgaagattatgactcatgaattcaaatcccaccggtccaGGGTCTTTTCATAAAACGAATTTTGTCGGTTTCccatggcatagagtatcttcgtgcagTAATTGTTGttgtaatgtcacgaggaatttTCAACAactgttaaaaatattatagaaatcacgcataacttgtgatctcgcccttaaAGCCATTGggaaccgagtgtgtagctccttgtttttAAGTAAATGAATGGATCAAGAATATGAATATAATaaccacagagaaacagacgtaacacttag includes:
- the LOC5566140 gene encoding protein NDUFAF4 homolog, with product MGKVLSIAARQVNRFNVESRAEKVISQSKPKPAPKFQSNLKDLQRVLDENPDLLQELNKKHAPLDDNLKRVFVTSTDVIPEPTHKDPSKPLPLNRNAIDEFEYGHLEPQSVPKGHCTLRQAIEFISKHHTEPQIWTSSKIATEYAMKEALVSNILQHFKTFELHIPDKTAEKRKLLLKSDTNKTLE
- the LOC5566139 gene encoding WD repeat-containing protein 61 — translated: MYSLLHKEESAHDESIWSCSWGRVAVSTEDEQDKELDGDAENSRDSLGNKRNGQEFRDFVVTGGLDDRVKVWDVTKENKLKLRNTFTGHSLGVVSVDVSSDGEVIASSSLDSGLCIWKADSGQLLNQISLGPVDLWTVAFSPCDKYIISGSHEGKISLYSVESGKPEQVLDPQNGKFTLSIAYSPDGKYIASGAIDGIINIFDVAAGKVAQTLEGHAMSVRSLCFSPDSQMLLTASDDGHMKLYDVAHSDVVGTLSGHSSWVLSVSFSGDGKSFTSSSSDKTVKIWNVAERQCLHTFEDHQDQVWGVKYSPDSSKVISVSEDRCVNLYDCPPNII